In Desulfosporosinus sp. Sb-LF, one DNA window encodes the following:
- a CDS encoding glycosyl hydrolase family 18 protein, which produces MYIHVVERGDTLWILVNRYGVTIRQINTANGLSDSDKLVIGQSLVIPTANEYHTVKQGESLWQIAKLYGTTPERIAQVNQLVNLNLIQVGQRLKLPTKTKPFKEVNAYLINQGSTGQKMIEQIGQHLTYLCPFSYEVRSDGSLKTLNDLNLLTISRSKQVAPLMSISNLDDKGFNSAIVHTVLTDLPVQQSLIDNIVRIMAEKGFRGLNVDFEYVPSGDRERYNYFLQQLVNRLHPRGYSVSSALAPKLSSIQKGLLYEAHDYPIHGQLLDFMVLMTYEWGWAGGPPMAISPLNMVKRVVDYAVTVIPNSKIMIGIALYARDWTLPYVKGGPNARTFSPQYAIQLATRYHAPIQYDQLSQSPFFEYTDEQGRNHVVWFEDARSMQAKFNLVKDYNLRGISYWVLPASFEQVWYVQEDSFEVIKL; this is translated from the coding sequence ATGTATATTCACGTTGTTGAACGTGGTGACACCTTATGGATTCTTGTCAATCGTTATGGTGTGACTATTCGACAGATCAATACCGCCAACGGCTTATCCGACTCCGATAAATTGGTTATTGGCCAATCCCTCGTCATCCCCACCGCCAACGAGTATCACACGGTTAAACAAGGAGAAAGTCTCTGGCAAATCGCAAAACTCTACGGTACTACACCAGAGAGAATCGCCCAGGTGAATCAACTTGTCAATCTTAACCTTATTCAAGTAGGGCAAAGACTTAAATTGCCGACTAAGACTAAACCGTTCAAAGAGGTTAATGCCTATTTAATCAATCAAGGAAGCACTGGTCAAAAGATGATTGAACAGATCGGTCAACATTTAACGTACCTATGTCCCTTCAGTTATGAAGTAAGAAGCGATGGGAGCCTCAAAACTCTAAATGATCTCAATCTGTTAACGATCTCGCGGTCGAAACAAGTTGCTCCTTTAATGAGCATCTCAAACCTTGATGATAAAGGCTTTAATTCGGCAATTGTTCATACAGTCTTAACTGACCTCCCTGTGCAACAGAGTCTTATAGATAACATTGTGAGGATAATGGCTGAAAAAGGGTTTAGGGGTCTTAATGTCGACTTTGAATACGTTCCTTCGGGGGATCGCGAACGGTATAATTACTTTCTTCAGCAATTAGTTAATCGCTTGCATCCGCGGGGTTATTCGGTTTCAAGTGCTTTGGCCCCAAAACTTTCTTCCATCCAAAAGGGTCTTCTTTATGAAGCCCATGACTACCCGATCCATGGCCAACTACTGGACTTTATGGTCCTAATGACCTACGAATGGGGCTGGGCCGGTGGACCCCCTATGGCAATATCCCCGCTTAACATGGTAAAGCGTGTCGTGGATTACGCTGTCACCGTCATTCCGAACTCTAAGATTATGATTGGCATAGCCCTATATGCACGTGACTGGACATTGCCTTACGTCAAGGGAGGCCCAAATGCCCGCACCTTTAGTCCCCAATACGCAATTCAGTTGGCTACCCGCTACCATGCTCCTATTCAGTATGATCAATTATCCCAATCTCCATTCTTTGAGTATACCGATGAACAAGGTCGTAACCATGTTGTTTGGTTTGAAGATGCGCGTAGCATGCAAGCGAAGTTTAACCTAGTCAAAGACTATAACCTCCGTGGTATCAGCTATTGGGTTCTGCCCGCATCCTTCGAACAAGTATGGTATGTGCAGGAAGATAGTTTCGAAGTAATTAAGCTATAA
- a CDS encoding heparan-alpha-glucosaminide N-acetyltransferase domain-containing protein produces MGRLPFLDRTRGLIMIFMALDHALFFWSSGRINNEGLPLMVNGNLTYNPLGVSSSLALIVMFLSSLCAPGFLFIAGYVLALSIKKRELKGCSSSSISRHLWQRGLYLIAFQVFIASPAFNVALLLKTDSFSSITLGTFFSLSILSTIGMGFFILALGRHISPWKLFGVSGLLYLLSQWFLPALTRSFPIHPTWVQTLQAILVLPIPFSARLLVNNNFPVIPWFLPMALGWLYGHTFEKKRGIAYEIKRFAVSGVGSLALFFIFRLAGIGDYLHPDGTFQGFFGLSKYPPSPDYLLFYLGLVFLLLCLFYRLPNTSKIGSVLENFGQVPLVFYITHLWLYAAVPALFANFNGFSLVFGIGIWLLGLIILYPLCRGYLVWRTSSKTHVPRPRLIHGPKLVQNSKLAHGSILVHRSKPLHLTYTLGKD; encoded by the coding sequence TTGGGCAGGCTTCCATTTTTAGACCGTACCCGTGGCTTAATTATGATCTTCATGGCGTTAGACCATGCCTTGTTTTTTTGGAGTAGCGGACGCATTAATAATGAAGGTTTACCTCTAATGGTTAATGGCAATCTCACCTATAATCCACTCGGTGTTTCAAGTTCCCTAGCCCTAATTGTTATGTTCTTATCTAGTTTATGTGCACCTGGCTTCCTTTTTATTGCCGGTTATGTATTGGCCCTTTCGATCAAAAAACGCGAATTAAAAGGTTGTTCAAGTTCCAGTATAAGTCGTCATTTGTGGCAAAGAGGGCTATATTTAATCGCTTTCCAAGTGTTTATTGCTTCTCCCGCCTTTAATGTCGCACTATTACTCAAGACCGACTCATTTTCTTCCATCACCTTAGGAACCTTTTTTTCTTTGAGCATTTTATCGACCATAGGAATGGGTTTCTTTATTCTGGCGCTTGGGCGCCATATTTCTCCGTGGAAGCTCTTTGGAGTTTCCGGGCTGCTCTATTTATTGAGTCAATGGTTTCTTCCAGCTCTTACGAGAAGTTTTCCAATTCATCCAACGTGGGTACAAACTTTGCAGGCTATTTTAGTCTTACCTATCCCCTTTTCGGCGAGGTTGTTGGTGAATAACAACTTTCCAGTCATACCTTGGTTTTTACCGATGGCCCTTGGTTGGCTGTATGGACACACATTTGAAAAAAAACGAGGAATTGCTTACGAAATAAAACGATTTGCCGTCTCAGGAGTTGGTAGTCTAGCACTTTTCTTTATCTTTCGTTTAGCGGGGATTGGGGATTACCTTCACCCCGACGGCACCTTTCAGGGTTTTTTCGGACTTTCTAAATACCCCCCGAGCCCAGACTACTTGCTCTTTTATCTAGGTCTTGTCTTTCTATTGCTATGCCTATTTTACCGACTTCCAAATACCTCGAAAATTGGGTCCGTTTTGGAGAACTTTGGTCAAGTCCCCCTCGTTTTCTACATTACCCACCTTTGGCTTTATGCCGCTGTACCGGCACTATTCGCGAACTTTAATGGATTTTCTTTAGTATTTGGAATAGGAATTTGGCTACTGGGTTTGATAATTCTTTATCCTCTCTGTCGGGGATATTTAGTATGGCGAACGTCATCTAAAACTCACGTCCCTCGCCCAAGACTCATTCATGGACCAAAGCTTGTTCAGAATTCCAAACTTGCACATGGCTCAATACTTGTTCACCGATCAAAGCCACTTCACCTGACATACACATTGGGAAAGGATTGA
- a CDS encoding phosphatase PAP2 family protein codes for MVAYFIVAPYRSSHYSYLLLAVALWGLPEDRLLIPWRSFLWFGIPLVLFPIIMWRYFPPIWNNVVYWQLGTQTHLLDLNNFFKAIPGNDGWMFRVIQTPWLTDYFRWIYANGFTLPVLIPVYRSFLAKDSLKMIRYSLSAHVLQFVLIFPFYLTIHVNEVWYVLGHPDGMARQLSAADAAVVVVNCFPSMHTSIAFAMLLLAWREKDKLFRWIWTFFCVSVIYSTLYLEIHWVTDVIAGIFLAIAAVKLGDWIISSISSKRKLFLKVNNNSHDQNTPFGLLFRQMKEVD; via the coding sequence ATGGTGGCGTACTTTATTGTTGCTCCGTACCGTTCCTCCCATTATTCCTATCTTTTGCTCGCAGTGGCCTTATGGGGATTGCCGGAAGATCGTTTGCTCATTCCTTGGAGAAGCTTCTTATGGTTCGGGATACCCTTAGTTCTTTTTCCTATCATAATGTGGCGCTATTTCCCGCCAATCTGGAATAACGTTGTCTATTGGCAACTGGGTACTCAAACGCACCTTCTAGATCTGAATAATTTTTTTAAGGCAATACCTGGTAATGACGGCTGGATGTTTAGGGTTATACAGACCCCTTGGTTAACAGACTATTTCCGTTGGATTTATGCGAATGGCTTTACTCTTCCTGTGCTGATACCCGTTTACCGTTCCTTTCTTGCCAAAGATTCTTTGAAAATGATACGTTACAGCTTATCAGCACATGTCTTACAATTTGTTTTGATTTTCCCTTTTTATTTAACGATTCACGTTAATGAAGTCTGGTATGTTCTAGGTCACCCCGACGGAATGGCCCGTCAACTTTCGGCAGCTGATGCGGCTGTCGTCGTTGTTAATTGTTTCCCTTCTATGCACACTTCAATTGCTTTTGCTATGCTTTTGCTTGCATGGAGAGAAAAGGATAAATTATTTCGCTGGATTTGGACATTCTTCTGTGTCTCCGTCATCTATTCCACTCTTTATCTTGAAATCCATTGGGTCACCGATGTGATCGCCGGAATCTTCTTAGCCATAGCAGCTGTCAAACTTGGGGACTGGATTATAAGTTCAATCTCTTCAAAGAGGAAACTTTTTTTGAAGGTTAATAATAATTCCCACGATCAAAATACCCCATTTGGTCTGCTTTTCAGACAAATGAAAGAGGTTGATTAG
- a CDS encoding LysM peptidoglycan-binding domain-containing protein, whose translation MHHIIRRGDTLHKITKRLGKPIHHLILLNPHVYNPNRIYLGQKVRVH comes from the coding sequence ATGCACCATATAATTCGTCGTGGCGATACCTTGCACAAAATTACCAAAAGGCTTGGAAAGCCGATTCATCATTTGATCCTTTTGAATCCACATGTCTATAACCCGAATCGGATTTATCTCGGGCAAAAAGTGAGAGTCCATTAA
- a CDS encoding DUF438 domain-containing protein, protein MSELINNHSQRRETLKQIIRDIHQNKNPQELKERFRELLSDVGATEIAALEQELIQEGLPATEIKSLCDVHVSVFQDSLDQQPKSQEQGGHPVHTFRKENQAIGRVVQAIRPILEQILSMNPDANLEHKLKDWQPLHQQLLEIEKHYSRKENILFAYLEKHGVSGPPKVMWAIQDDIRAQLKQISQALSNPSKGKKDLTALIQTTALPALQSIEDLIYKEENIMFPMSTETLTEGEWAAVAEQSNEIGYTLVKPDFGWIPTAPPEPPVDPGAFPVNQEHGKSVFQGLLPFHTGALTLEQISLIFNHLPVDITFVDEKDIVRYFSFGKERIFQRSKAIIGRNVQNCHPPDSVHIVTKIVGDFKSGLRDFAEFWIHMNGQFVYIQYFALRDPDGTYRGTIEVTQDIQRIQTLQGEKRIYSEE, encoded by the coding sequence ATGAGCGAACTCATCAATAATCATAGTCAGCGAAGAGAAACCTTAAAGCAAATTATTCGAGATATTCACCAGAATAAAAACCCTCAAGAACTTAAAGAACGATTCCGTGAACTTCTGTCCGATGTCGGCGCCACAGAAATTGCGGCCCTTGAACAAGAACTAATTCAGGAAGGGTTACCGGCAACCGAAATCAAAAGCCTCTGTGATGTCCATGTTTCAGTGTTTCAAGATAGTTTAGACCAACAACCAAAATCACAAGAACAGGGAGGGCATCCAGTTCATACGTTTCGCAAAGAAAACCAGGCAATCGGACGTGTCGTTCAAGCAATACGACCCATTCTTGAACAGATTCTAAGTATGAATCCGGATGCCAATTTAGAACATAAGCTCAAAGACTGGCAACCTCTGCACCAACAATTGCTTGAGATCGAGAAGCACTATAGCCGCAAGGAAAATATTCTCTTTGCTTATTTAGAAAAGCATGGAGTAAGTGGCCCTCCAAAAGTCATGTGGGCAATCCAAGATGACATACGGGCCCAGCTCAAACAAATTTCCCAGGCACTCTCTAATCCATCGAAAGGGAAAAAAGACTTAACGGCACTCATCCAGACTACTGCACTACCCGCCCTTCAGTCGATTGAAGATCTTATTTATAAAGAAGAGAACATCATGTTTCCCATGAGCACGGAAACCCTCACAGAGGGAGAATGGGCTGCTGTAGCCGAACAGAGCAATGAAATCGGCTATACCTTAGTTAAGCCGGACTTTGGTTGGATTCCTACCGCACCTCCTGAACCACCCGTCGATCCCGGTGCCTTCCCCGTAAATCAGGAACACGGCAAAAGCGTATTTCAGGGACTTCTTCCTTTTCATACTGGCGCCCTGACTCTTGAGCAGATTAGTCTTATCTTTAACCATCTTCCAGTTGATATCACGTTTGTGGATGAAAAGGATATTGTCCGTTATTTCTCCTTTGGCAAAGAGCGTATTTTTCAACGAAGCAAGGCGATTATCGGACGCAATGTTCAAAATTGCCACCCACCTGATAGTGTTCATATTGTCACGAAAATTGTTGGCGATTTCAAAAGCGGTCTACGGGATTTTGCCGAATTCTGGATTCACATGAATGGTCAGTTTGTCTATATTCAATATTTTGCTCTGCGTGATCCAGACGGGACTTATCGCGGGACGATTGAAGTGACTCAAGATATTCAGCGAATACAAACCCTCCAAGGAGAAAAACGCATTTATTCTGAAGAATAG
- a CDS encoding MFS transporter has translation MIERNEGMWGLGKRDFMLFLLASAAVGISQSVDTSFFNNFLNDSYHLTITQRTFLEIPREFPGFAVVFVTGLLFAFGDIRTAAVANLLAGLGSLGLAFWSPEYLPMIGWLTVYSMGQHLFMPMSNSIGMNLAADGHMGRRLGQINSVNTAVFLITSLATAFLFRFIKIDYHLAFSFSGAAFFLSAVFILMMTPHSGKRIGKRFVLRREYKVFYGLNILYGARKQIFITFGPWVLIKVFNQGVATFAILSFFIAGLGIVFKPFIGHLIDSVGERFVLAGEAVSLIFVCMGYAFTKGIFDNLGLGRMTLYVICALFVLDQMLAAVSMARATYLKKIALSAEDVSPTLSMGITLDHMVSMFVPWLGGFIWTVLGYEYVFIAGAAIATLNLLLTTRMKRRSQVAL, from the coding sequence ATGATTGAGAGGAACGAAGGTATGTGGGGACTAGGAAAAAGGGACTTTATGTTATTCTTATTGGCCAGCGCCGCTGTAGGGATTAGCCAAAGCGTCGATACTTCTTTTTTTAATAACTTCCTCAATGATAGCTATCACCTAACCATAACCCAAAGAACTTTTTTGGAAATCCCTCGGGAATTCCCAGGATTTGCAGTTGTCTTTGTAACGGGTCTTTTGTTTGCCTTCGGAGATATACGGACAGCCGCTGTGGCCAACCTTCTTGCCGGACTAGGGTCTCTCGGCCTGGCATTCTGGTCGCCAGAATACCTGCCGATGATCGGCTGGCTAACAGTTTACAGCATGGGCCAGCATTTGTTCATGCCCATGTCGAATAGTATCGGGATGAATTTGGCTGCTGATGGTCATATGGGTAGACGCTTGGGCCAGATTAACTCTGTAAACACGGCAGTCTTTCTGATAACTAGTTTGGCCACCGCATTCCTATTTCGGTTTATTAAAATCGACTATCATTTAGCCTTTTCCTTTTCTGGGGCAGCCTTCTTCTTGTCGGCTGTATTTATTCTAATGATGACCCCTCACTCTGGAAAGAGAATCGGAAAACGCTTTGTTCTACGCCGAGAATATAAAGTTTTTTACGGACTGAATATCCTTTATGGTGCTAGAAAACAGATTTTCATCACCTTTGGCCCATGGGTACTCATTAAAGTATTCAATCAAGGGGTGGCTACTTTTGCCATTTTAAGCTTCTTTATCGCTGGCCTCGGAATTGTGTTCAAGCCTTTCATTGGTCATTTGATTGATAGTGTAGGAGAGCGATTCGTCTTGGCGGGAGAAGCAGTGTCTTTGATCTTTGTTTGCATGGGTTATGCCTTCACAAAGGGGATATTCGATAATCTGGGTCTAGGACGCATGACTTTATACGTTATATGCGCTCTATTTGTTCTCGATCAAATGCTTGCAGCAGTTAGCATGGCCAGAGCAACCTATTTGAAAAAAATAGCGCTTAGCGCAGAAGATGTTTCTCCAACTCTATCCATGGGAATAACCTTGGATCACATGGTTTCAATGTTTGTGCCATGGCTAGGCGGGTTTATCTGGACTGTTCTGGGCTATGAGTATGTATTTATCGCTGGGGCTGCGATCGCCACACTCAATTTACTCTTAACAACTAGAATGAAAAGAAGATCCCAAGTAGCTCTGTAA
- a CDS encoding acetyl-CoA hydrolase/transferase C-terminal domain-containing protein, whose amino-acid sequence MAEWVKEYQSKLVSPEKAASVVKSGDWIGYSYGVNTVPALDRALAARAPELHDVQLLAGVSTRPHAVIMADPKGEHFTWNCTHFSVIDRKYYDMGRAFYVPLKYSEVPRYIRDNVRIDILMVQVSPMDKHGNFNLGPTISHYRASADKAKIIIVEINEDMPIAHGGYGHYLHVSEIDYIVEGGHTGMPQIPSESSDEIDQHIAKYVLEDLRDGDCLQLGIGTMPNALGQQIAQSNLKDLGIHTEMLVDSFVDMVENGQISGKKKQIDPGRIVYTFAGGTQKLYDFIDNNPQVAGYPVDYTNDRVIASFNDNVVSINNALEIDLTGQVCSETIGHRMISGAGGQLDFVDAAYNSNGGRSYICMASTYTDSKGKKYSRINPLLTLGAVVTDTRSTVQYVVTEYGKVNLKGQTTWQRAEKLISIAHPDFREELIREAQRLNVWRVSGKR is encoded by the coding sequence ATGGCCGAATGGGTAAAAGAATACCAAAGTAAGCTTGTTTCCCCTGAAAAAGCAGCGAGTGTTGTTAAGAGTGGAGATTGGATCGGGTATTCATATGGTGTCAATACTGTGCCAGCCCTAGACCGGGCCTTAGCAGCGCGTGCCCCTGAACTCCATGATGTTCAACTTCTTGCTGGAGTTTCGACGCGTCCTCATGCTGTAATAATGGCAGATCCCAAAGGGGAGCATTTCACTTGGAATTGTACTCATTTTAGTGTGATTGACCGCAAGTATTATGATATGGGAAGGGCCTTTTACGTTCCCCTGAAGTACTCTGAGGTTCCGCGTTATATTCGGGATAATGTGCGCATTGATATTCTAATGGTCCAAGTCAGCCCTATGGATAAACACGGGAATTTCAACCTGGGGCCCACGATTTCCCATTACCGAGCCTCTGCGGATAAGGCTAAAATAATAATCGTGGAGATCAATGAAGATATGCCTATTGCCCACGGAGGCTACGGACACTATCTTCATGTTTCTGAAATAGATTATATTGTTGAAGGTGGTCATACGGGAATGCCTCAGATCCCGTCTGAGAGTTCTGACGAAATAGATCAACATATCGCAAAGTATGTTCTAGAAGATTTAAGAGATGGAGACTGTCTGCAACTGGGGATCGGCACGATGCCGAATGCCTTAGGGCAACAGATCGCACAGTCCAACTTAAAGGACTTAGGAATTCATACGGAGATGTTGGTTGACAGTTTTGTGGACATGGTTGAAAATGGCCAAATATCAGGAAAGAAAAAGCAAATTGATCCGGGTCGGATTGTCTATACCTTCGCCGGGGGAACTCAAAAACTCTATGATTTTATCGATAATAATCCACAAGTGGCAGGCTATCCAGTCGATTACACCAATGATCGAGTGATTGCCAGTTTTAATGACAATGTTGTCTCGATTAACAATGCCCTAGAAATTGATCTCACAGGGCAAGTATGTTCAGAAACCATTGGTCATCGCATGATCAGTGGAGCGGGCGGTCAATTGGATTTTGTAGATGCAGCTTATAACTCTAATGGGGGAAGAAGTTATATTTGTATGGCTTCCACATATACCGATTCGAAAGGAAAGAAGTATTCCCGCATTAATCCATTATTAACACTGGGCGCGGTGGTTACGGACACACGCTCTACCGTTCAATACGTTGTGACAGAGTATGGAAAGGTCAATCTCAAAGGACAAACGACTTGGCAACGGGCTGAGAAATTGATCAGCATTGCTCATCCGGATTTCCGAGAGGAACTAATTCGCGAAGCACAGAGGTTAAATGTCTGGCGAGTGAGTGGAAAACGTTAA
- a CDS encoding acetyl-CoA C-acyltransferase yields MQEAYIIEAKRTAIGKSGKGDLAQVRPDDLGAYVIQDILKKIPSLKPEEIEDFVLGCSFPEAEQGMNLAKVMALRAGLPIDVPGVTINRFCSSGLQAISMAADRIRLGEADVMLAGGAESMSLVPMGGAKPAPNPYLIANAPEVYLSMGITAENVAKKYEVTREQQDAFAVTSHQKAYAAQSSGRFEEEIVPIPLFAWGKPGEKWFDKDEGIRPETTVESLAKLKPAFLNGGSVTAGNSSQTSDGAAITLLMSEQKVKALHLKPVAVWRGFAVAGVEPELMGIGPIKAIPKVLKQVGLTLDQIDLFELNEAFASQSLAIIKTLNIDPTKVNVNGGAIAFGHPLGCTGAKLTATLLHEMKKRKLKYGIVTMCIGGGMGAAGVYELL; encoded by the coding sequence ATGCAAGAAGCCTACATTATTGAAGCCAAGCGGACAGCTATTGGTAAATCGGGCAAAGGAGACTTGGCACAGGTTCGTCCCGACGATTTAGGTGCTTACGTTATCCAAGATATTCTCAAAAAGATACCATCTCTTAAGCCAGAAGAAATTGAAGACTTTGTCCTAGGTTGTTCCTTTCCGGAAGCAGAACAAGGGATGAATCTGGCCAAAGTCATGGCACTGCGCGCCGGTCTCCCAATCGACGTCCCTGGCGTGACTATCAATCGATTTTGTTCCTCGGGACTTCAGGCCATTTCCATGGCAGCAGACCGCATTCGTTTAGGCGAAGCGGATGTCATGCTGGCAGGTGGAGCAGAGAGCATGTCTTTGGTCCCTATGGGTGGGGCGAAACCAGCACCCAATCCCTACCTGATCGCAAATGCACCGGAAGTTTATCTCTCAATGGGCATCACCGCTGAAAATGTCGCTAAGAAATATGAAGTAACCCGTGAACAGCAAGATGCCTTTGCCGTCACAAGCCACCAAAAAGCTTATGCAGCCCAGAGCAGCGGACGTTTTGAGGAAGAAATTGTTCCGATCCCACTATTTGCTTGGGGAAAACCTGGTGAAAAATGGTTCGATAAAGACGAAGGAATTCGTCCAGAGACCACAGTGGAATCACTGGCAAAACTCAAGCCGGCCTTCTTGAATGGAGGTTCCGTTACGGCAGGGAACTCGTCCCAGACGAGTGATGGTGCAGCTATCACGCTGCTTATGTCCGAGCAAAAAGTCAAAGCCCTGCATCTTAAACCGGTTGCGGTTTGGCGAGGATTTGCCGTGGCCGGTGTAGAACCCGAACTGATGGGCATTGGCCCAATTAAGGCTATCCCCAAAGTCTTAAAGCAAGTTGGATTAACCCTTGACCAAATTGACTTATTTGAGTTGAATGAAGCATTTGCATCCCAATCGCTGGCGATCATTAAAACGCTGAACATAGACCCGACAAAAGTGAATGTAAACGGCGGGGCCATTGCTTTCGGACACCCACTTGGCTGTACAGGAGCGAAGCTAACAGCAACATTGTTACATGAAATGAAAAAACGGAAGCTAAAATACGGCATAGTTACTATGTGTATCGGTGGCGGCATGGGAGCAGCAGGGGTGTATGAATTGCTTTAG